A genomic segment from Arcobacter acticola encodes:
- a CDS encoding PAS domain-containing sensor histidine kinase, whose product MTNIKLLTASLELIENEFFNTLTVSAVIWKNDENYTIHAISKNISKILGFSQENFINRKTIYSDLIHPDDLKKIISEIKNNVSEKKLEFTPEPYRIRNNKGIYKWIKMDIRIIYNKGEVSHFIGYISDCTLEKEILIEKEKDLIYYQTLIDNLPMLVWLKDKNSNFLAVNQSFANATTINEPSLTIGKNDFDVWSDEKLAKKYVHDDKLVLKSGKAKLVKEKILDKDQIKWFETFKAPVYNKEKKLLGTIGYAMDITNKFIVEEKMKLQYEQLELEKTKLSTIVSSLLDALWIKDADGKYLTCNKRFEDLYGAKQSEIIGKFDKDFVDEKLADFFRKHDIKAMHSDVPLSNYEELTFAKDGHTEYSHTIKTKVMLNDGSIYGVLGISRDISEIKKYQDKILEQKEEFETIFNFSKDGIAIIDLESNFLNCNESYCEMLGFTKEELLEKSCIELTIPEDKEKSIEGLERLLEKGFITNFEKRCLTKNNNIIYVNMSVSLLPDKKRLLIVTKNISDVKFIEEQSKLVSMGEMIGNIAHQWRQPLSIISTASTGVLFQKEFGVLTDKVLVDSMNSINNSAQYLSKTIDDFRNFIKNDKTEELTSITDALDFAINLTEASLKNNYINLIVNYEGDITIHAIKNELVQSFINLLNNAKDALITNIEEENRFIVITTKLIKDTLQITIKDSAGGIADEIMDRIFEPYFTTKQQSLGTGLGLSIVNKILRDKYHAKISVFNKKFECNNSTYYGACFKIIFNKEDL is encoded by the coding sequence ATGACAAATATTAAATTATTAACCGCAAGCTTAGAATTAATTGAAAATGAATTTTTTAACACATTAACTGTGTCTGCTGTTATTTGGAAAAATGATGAAAACTATACTATCCATGCAATCTCAAAAAATATCTCAAAAATTTTAGGATTTAGTCAAGAAAACTTTATAAATAGAAAAACTATTTATTCTGATTTAATTCACCCTGACGATTTAAAAAAAATTATTTCTGAAATAAAAAATAATGTATCTGAAAAAAAACTTGAATTTACGCCTGAACCTTATCGAATAAGGAACAATAAGGGTATTTACAAATGGATTAAAATGGACATAAGGATTATTTATAATAAAGGTGAAGTAAGTCATTTTATTGGATATATTTCTGATTGTACTTTAGAAAAAGAGATTTTAATTGAAAAAGAAAAAGATCTTATTTATTATCAAACACTAATAGATAATCTTCCTATGTTAGTTTGGTTAAAAGATAAAAATAGTAATTTTTTAGCTGTAAATCAATCTTTTGCCAATGCAACAACTATAAATGAGCCTTCTTTAACCATTGGTAAAAATGATTTTGATGTTTGGTCAGATGAAAAATTAGCAAAAAAATATGTACATGATGATAAATTGGTTTTAAAAAGTGGGAAAGCAAAACTTGTAAAAGAAAAGATTTTAGATAAAGATCAAATAAAATGGTTTGAGACTTTTAAAGCACCTGTTTATAATAAAGAAAAAAAACTTCTTGGAACCATTGGTTATGCTATGGATATAACTAATAAATTTATTGTTGAAGAAAAAATGAAATTACAATATGAGCAATTAGAACTAGAAAAAACAAAACTATCTACTATTGTTAGCTCATTGCTAGATGCTTTATGGATAAAAGATGCTGATGGTAAATATTTGACATGTAATAAAAGGTTTGAAGATTTATATGGTGCAAAACAAAGTGAAATAATTGGGAAATTTGATAAAGATTTTGTAGATGAAAAACTTGCAGATTTTTTTAGAAAACATGATATAAAAGCTATGCATAGTGATGTACCCCTTTCAAATTATGAAGAATTGACTTTTGCAAAAGATGGTCATACAGAATATTCTCACACAATTAAAACAAAAGTAATGTTAAATGATGGAAGCATATATGGTGTGCTTGGTATTTCAAGGGATATATCTGAGATTAAAAAATACCAAGATAAAATATTAGAACAAAAAGAAGAATTTGAAACCATTTTTAACTTTTCAAAAGATGGAATTGCAATTATAGATTTAGAATCAAATTTCTTAAATTGTAATGAGTCTTATTGTGAAATGTTAGGGTTTACAAAAGAAGAATTATTAGAAAAATCTTGTATAGAATTAACTATTCCAGAAGATAAAGAAAAATCAATAGAAGGTTTAGAAAGATTACTAGAAAAAGGATTTATTACTAATTTTGAAAAAAGATGTTTAACTAAAAATAATAATATAATTTATGTAAATATGTCTGTTAGTTTATTACCAGATAAAAAAAGACTTTTAATTGTTACAAAAAATATATCAGATGTTAAATTTATTGAAGAGCAATCTAAATTGGTTTCTATGGGTGAGATGATAGGAAATATTGCACATCAATGGAGACAACCTTTAAGTATAATCTCAACAGCATCCACAGGAGTTTTATTTCAAAAAGAGTTTGGAGTATTGACTGATAAAGTATTAGTTGATAGTATGAACAGTATTAATAATAGTGCACAATATTTATCAAAAACTATAGATGATTTTAGAAATTTTATTAAAAATGATAAAACTGAAGAGCTTACAAGTATTACAGATGCACTTGATTTTGCTATAAATCTCACAGAAGCTTCTTTAAAAAACAATTATATTAATTTAATTGTTAATTATGAAGGAGATATAACTATACATGCTATTAAAAATGAATTAGTACAATCTTTTATAAATCTTTTGAATAATGCGAAAGATGCTTTAATAACAAATATCGAAGAAGAAAATAGATTTATAGTTATTACAACAAAACTAATAAAAGATACTTTACAGATAACTATAAAAGATAGTGCAGGAGGAATAGCTGATGAGATTATGGATAGAATATTTGAGCCTTACTTTACAACGAAACAACAATCTCTTGGTACGGGATTAGGTTTATCTATAGTAAATAAAATTTTAAGAGATAAATATCATGCCAAGATAAGTGTTTTTAATAAAAAATTTGAATGTAATAATTCTACTTACTATGGTGCATGTTTTAAAATAATATTTAATAAAGAAGATTTATAA
- a CDS encoding aldo/keto reductase, translated as MDFRYIGKSGLRVSSICMGTMTFGSSSSRQEAFKILDKAYENGINFYDTAELYPVPPKKSYEGTTEIIVGEWLKTKARDSIILATKVSGAASGWFVPPTRHGLTAIDSFHIKRAVEGSLKRLDTDYIDLYQMHWPDTIVPIEESLKAFDELVREGKVRYIGTSNDTAYGLTKANETSKNRNITRFESIQNNFSLLNPRFLDELSTVCKNEKISLLPYSPIGGGVLSGKYNNAFYPDDARFSAYMKHENPRVQAQATRFVNDKTKAATIKYLELAKEYGISPVTLAVAYSKHFDFVASTIIGARKVEQLDESLAAFKFKIDDELMKKIEEIQKDILYPMG; from the coding sequence ATGGATTTTAGATATATAGGAAAAAGTGGATTAAGAGTTTCATCTATTTGTATGGGAACTATGACTTTTGGTTCAAGCTCATCAAGACAAGAAGCATTTAAAATACTCGATAAAGCTTATGAAAATGGAATAAATTTTTATGATACAGCTGAGCTTTATCCTGTTCCTCCCAAAAAATCATATGAAGGAACTACTGAAATAATAGTTGGTGAATGGTTAAAAACAAAAGCAAGAGATTCTATAATACTTGCAACTAAAGTAAGTGGAGCAGCATCAGGTTGGTTTGTTCCACCAACAAGGCATGGTCTTACTGCAATTGATTCTTTTCATATAAAAAGAGCAGTTGAAGGAAGTTTAAAAAGACTTGATACTGATTATATTGACCTTTATCAAATGCATTGGCCTGATACTATAGTGCCTATTGAAGAGTCACTTAAAGCTTTTGATGAGCTAGTTCGTGAAGGGAAAGTAAGATATATAGGAACATCAAACGACACAGCTTATGGTCTTACAAAAGCAAATGAAACTTCAAAAAACAGAAACATCACAAGATTTGAATCAATTCAAAATAACTTTTCACTTTTAAATCCAAGATTTTTAGATGAATTATCTACAGTATGTAAAAATGAAAAAATTTCACTTTTACCATATTCTCCAATAGGTGGAGGTGTTTTATCTGGAAAATACAATAATGCTTTTTATCCAGATGATGCAAGATTTAGCGCTTATATGAAACATGAAAATCCAAGAGTTCAAGCACAAGCTACAAGATTTGTAAATGATAAAACAAAAGCAGCAACTATAAAATATCTTGAATTAGCCAAAGAGTATGGAATTTCACCAGTAACTCTAGCTGTTGCTTATTCAAAACATTTTGATTTTGTGGCTTCTACAATAATTGGAGCTAGAAAAGTTGAGCAATTAGATGAATCATTAGCAGCATTTAAATTTAAAATTGACGATGAATTAATGAAAAAAATAGAAGAGATTCAAAAAGATATTCTTTATCCTATGGGATAA
- a CDS encoding SLAC1 anion channel family protein: protein MQQEEMIKSIPSDRLQFFPIMMFAIVMGLAGLTLVYKKVSEALFLPSIIYLVMMICTTIIFFIILYFYLLKIMKHKNEVKKEFSHPIRINFFAASSISILILSMIYRNTIDPLAQIFFIVGAVFHIFFTFYTIKFWINNNLEMQHSNPAWFIPIVGNLIVPIAGKGFIDDSVLYFYFSIGIFFWIILFSIILNRIIFHNQFAPKFMPTLFILIAPPAIGFISYVKLTGNLDFFAQILFNLGLFFTILVFVMYKNFINIKFFISWWAFTFPMAAITLATVLMYELTHKGFYAILSYILMVITSVIIVLVARQTIIHMNKKEICIME from the coding sequence ATGCAACAAGAAGAGATGATAAAATCAATCCCCTCAGATAGATTACAGTTCTTTCCCATAATGATGTTTGCCATTGTTATGGGATTAGCAGGTTTAACTTTAGTATATAAAAAAGTAAGTGAAGCTTTATTTCTTCCTTCTATTATTTACTTAGTTATGATGATTTGTACTACAATTATATTTTTTATAATTTTGTATTTTTATTTATTAAAGATTATGAAACACAAAAATGAAGTAAAAAAAGAGTTTTCTCATCCAATTAGAATTAATTTTTTTGCAGCTTCTTCTATATCAATACTTATTTTATCAATGATTTATAGAAATACAATTGACCCTTTAGCTCAAATATTTTTTATTGTTGGTGCGGTTTTTCATATTTTTTTCACTTTTTATACTATTAAATTTTGGATAAATAATAACCTTGAAATGCAACACTCAAATCCTGCTTGGTTCATACCAATTGTCGGAAACTTAATTGTTCCTATTGCTGGAAAAGGTTTTATTGATGATTCGGTTTTATATTTTTATTTTTCAATTGGTATTTTCTTTTGGATTATTTTATTTTCTATTATTTTAAATAGAATTATTTTTCACAATCAATTTGCACCAAAATTTATGCCAACACTTTTTATACTTATAGCACCTCCTGCTATTGGATTTATTTCTTATGTTAAATTAACTGGAAACTTGGATTTTTTTGCACAGATTTTATTTAATTTAGGGCTATTTTTTACTATTTTAGTATTTGTGATGTATAAAAATTTTATAAACATTAAGTTTTTTATATCTTGGTGGGCATTTACTTTCCCAATGGCTGCTATTACACTTGCAACTGTTTTAATGTATGAATTAACACATAAAGGTTTTTATGCAATATTATCTTATATTTTAATGGTTATTACAAGTGTAATTATAGTTTTAGTTGCTAGACAAACAATTATTCATATGAATAAAAAAGAAATTTGTATAATGGAGTAA
- a CDS encoding malate dehydrogenase encodes MAKIKKSTIDLSKENLTFEERNQTIKLLNFKTDTMSLDIAIFEKDKFIKNSTMVFAHLPKKLKAKLNPTCK; translated from the coding sequence TTGGCAAAAATCAAAAAATCAACAATAGACTTAAGTAAAGAAAATCTAACTTTTGAAGAGAGAAATCAAACTATAAAACTACTAAATTTTAAAACTGATACTATGAGTTTGGACATTGCAATCTTTGAAAAAGATAAATTTATCAAAAATAGTACTATGGTCTTTGCTCATTTACCAAAAAAACTAAAAGCTAAGCTAAATCCAACTTGCAAATAA
- the nhaA gene encoding Na+/H+ antiporter NhaA: MKLYAPWEKAFKKVSTPFEEFLHAQTTTGLILIVMTIIALILANTSLYETYSHFFHMNIDFNVGSWALSHSLHHWINDGLMAIFFFLIGLEIKREITAGELSNLKVAILPILAAIGGMVFPALIYTSLNYETVGSAGWGIPMATDIAFAISALVLLGKRVPTALVTFLVALAIVDDLGAVIVIALFYTDTINMMALSLAGLMFVLMLAFNRFGIHMLLPYFIVGLLMWFFMLESGVHATIAGVLAALAIPSTPKRVPSTLTKEAKVLLDEYDKYPVDENYQINEEQKRILTNIRNKINEVETPAARLEHNLHLPVALIIIPIFALANAGIKIDFSSISTTIVEPVSLGIILGLIFGKVIGIFGVSYVAVKLKIAQLPKDSTLSQVFGVAFLGGIGFTMSIFVADLAFINNPELILQAKIGILSASLFSALFGYLWLRTISKK; the protein is encoded by the coding sequence ATGAAACTATATGCTCCTTGGGAAAAAGCTTTCAAAAAAGTATCAACTCCATTTGAAGAGTTTTTACATGCACAAACTACAACAGGTTTAATATTAATTGTGATGACAATTATTGCATTGATATTAGCAAATACATCTTTATATGAGACATATTCACACTTTTTTCATATGAATATTGATTTTAATGTTGGTTCATGGGCTCTTTCACATTCACTACATCATTGGATAAATGATGGTCTTATGGCAATATTTTTCTTTCTTATTGGACTTGAAATAAAAAGAGAAATAACAGCAGGTGAACTTTCTAATTTAAAAGTTGCAATATTACCTATTTTAGCAGCAATTGGTGGAATGGTATTTCCAGCACTTATTTATACAAGTTTAAATTATGAAACAGTTGGAAGTGCTGGTTGGGGAATCCCAATGGCAACAGATATTGCCTTTGCAATTAGTGCTTTAGTGTTATTAGGGAAAAGAGTACCAACCGCCTTAGTTACATTTTTAGTTGCCCTTGCTATTGTAGATGATTTAGGTGCAGTGATTGTAATCGCACTATTTTATACAGATACAATTAATATGATGGCTTTAAGTTTAGCTGGATTAATGTTTGTACTTATGCTTGCATTTAACAGGTTTGGTATTCATATGCTTTTACCTTATTTTATTGTTGGCTTATTAATGTGGTTTTTTATGCTTGAATCTGGCGTTCATGCTACAATTGCTGGAGTTTTAGCAGCACTTGCAATTCCTTCAACTCCAAAAAGAGTTCCATCGACTTTAACAAAAGAAGCTAAAGTTCTACTAGATGAGTACGATAAATATCCAGTTGATGAGAACTATCAAATAAATGAAGAACAAAAAAGAATATTAACTAATATTAGAAATAAAATAAATGAGGTAGAAACTCCAGCAGCAAGACTAGAACACAATTTACATCTACCTGTTGCACTTATTATCATCCCAATTTTTGCATTGGCAAATGCAGGTATAAAAATAGATTTTAGTTCTATTAGTACAACAATTGTAGAACCTGTATCATTAGGAATTATATTAGGTTTAATCTTTGGAAAAGTGATTGGTATTTTTGGAGTTTCTTATGTGGCTGTGAAATTAAAAATTGCTCAACTACCAAAAGACAGCACTTTAAGTCAAGTATTTGGAGTAGCATTTTTAGGTGGAATTGGATTTACTATGTCTATATTTGTAGCTGATCTTGCATTTATAAATAATCCCGAATTAATTTTACAAGCAAAAATTGGAATCCTAAGTGCTTCTTTATTTTCAGCTTTATTTGGGTATCTTTGGCTAAGAACAATAAGTAAAAAATAA
- a CDS encoding response regulator transcription factor, with protein sequence MNKNVLLIEDNLELQNLISSFLKSYDYDCVVFSKPLEALKDFEENHHLYSIVILDLGLPGMDGFDLFKKLKEIKNIPIIISTARDDIGNKIHGFELGADDYLAKPYEPRELVLRIDATLKRYINDDKIKINDLTIDLDKKRVSLENQEIEFTKIESEIFFMFIENMNKVVSREDIVNQTSLKKDTKNRTIDMHVSNIRFKINDDSKEAKYIKSVWGIGYKFTNDN encoded by the coding sequence ATGAATAAAAATGTTCTTTTAATTGAAGATAATCTTGAGTTACAAAATTTAATTAGTAGTTTTTTAAAATCTTATGATTATGATTGTGTTGTTTTTTCTAAGCCTTTAGAAGCACTAAAAGATTTTGAAGAAAATCACCATCTATACTCTATTGTAATTTTGGATTTAGGACTTCCAGGGATGGATGGTTTTGATTTATTCAAAAAATTAAAAGAGATAAAAAATATACCAATCATCATCTCAACAGCAAGAGATGATATAGGAAATAAAATTCATGGTTTTGAACTAGGTGCTGATGATTACTTAGCAAAACCTTATGAGCCAAGGGAATTAGTTCTTAGAATTGATGCTACACTAAAAAGATATATAAATGATGACAAAATCAAAATAAATGATTTAACTATTGATTTAGATAAAAAAAGAGTTTCTTTAGAAAATCAAGAAATTGAATTTACAAAAATAGAATCGGAAATCTTTTTTATGTTTATAGAAAATATGAATAAAGTAGTCTCAAGAGAAGATATAGTTAATCAAACTTCCCTAAAAAAGGATACAAAAAATAGAACTATTGATATGCATGTAAGTAATATTCGGTTTAAAATAAATGATGATTCTAAAGAGGCTAAATATATAAAATCTGTTTGGGGAATAGGATATAAATTTACAAATGACAATTAA
- a CDS encoding ATP-binding protein: protein MTIKQRLYISFSLILFILMFIIGVFFYTLFNLNEVHNSQKHRYDQIRRVEKLKEYNNSFSWIALDIITDYEKMNIVKKRLEKANELFLNLKSQKTDTINNSESIKEKENLELIFLEFENIEKLIKQELYELVLKKEEKNFNLFNKKYEQISTLIQKLLIEEIDYLQDELNKTEKNTEDFIETIKLELVILLLVAIIISFIISGKIIKEIKDKLYKLNVGVLQLFKDDENSIKVDIGENNELSEITNNLNSYLEKQHEIIHSREELLRNISHELKTPIAKGKFLLENLKSKNASSEISSINRVFSDIEELTSKLLQREKLNFATLKSSEFKVSSLILEALSKLSIDDESKIKLEIKNDFYILADKYYLTIALKNLIDNALKYAEDFPIEIEAKNNRLNVKNIAQKLSNDLIYYIKPFTRDTNQQSGHGLGLNIVNKIIQKHNFKLEYDYKNSQNIFSIIFKNI, encoded by the coding sequence ATGACAATTAAACAAAGACTTTATATATCTTTTTCTTTAATCCTATTTATATTAATGTTTATAATAGGTGTGTTTTTTTATACCCTATTTAATTTAAATGAAGTTCATAATTCTCAAAAACACAGATATGACCAAATAAGAAGAGTTGAAAAATTAAAAGAGTACAACAACTCTTTTTCCTGGATTGCACTTGATATTATCACTGATTATGAAAAAATGAATATTGTAAAAAAAAGATTGGAAAAAGCAAATGAGCTTTTTCTAAATCTAAAGTCTCAAAAAACTGACACTATAAATAATTCAGAATCAATAAAAGAAAAAGAGAATTTAGAGTTAATATTTCTAGAATTTGAAAATATAGAAAAATTAATCAAACAAGAACTTTATGAGCTTGTTTTAAAAAAAGAAGAAAAAAACTTCAATTTATTTAATAAAAAGTATGAGCAAATAAGTACTCTTATTCAAAAACTTTTGATTGAAGAGATAGATTATTTACAAGATGAGTTAAATAAAACAGAAAAAAACACAGAAGATTTCATCGAAACTATAAAACTAGAATTAGTAATTTTACTTCTTGTTGCAATTATCATCTCATTTATAATTTCAGGAAAAATCATTAAAGAGATTAAAGACAAACTATATAAACTAAATGTAGGTGTGCTACAACTTTTTAAAGATGATGAGAATAGTATTAAAGTAGATATTGGAGAAAATAACGAGCTAAGTGAAATAACAAACAATCTAAACTCATATCTTGAAAAACAACATGAAATTATTCATTCAAGAGAAGAGCTTTTAAGAAATATTAGCCACGAACTAAAAACTCCCATTGCAAAAGGTAAGTTTTTACTTGAAAATCTAAAAAGTAAAAATGCAAGTAGTGAAATTTCAAGTATAAATCGAGTATTTTCGGATATTGAAGAGCTAACAAGTAAACTATTACAAAGGGAAAAACTAAATTTTGCTACATTAAAATCTTCTGAATTTAAAGTAAGTAGTTTGATTTTGGAAGCCTTATCAAAACTATCTATTGATGATGAATCAAAAATAAAACTAGAGATAAAAAATGATTTTTATATTCTTGCAGATAAATATTATTTAACAATTGCTTTAAAAAATTTAATTGATAATGCCTTGAAATATGCCGAAGATTTTCCCATTGAAATTGAAGCAAAAAACAATAGATTAAATGTAAAAAATATTGCTCAGAAATTGTCAAATGACCTTATTTATTATATAAAACCATTTACTAGAGACACAAATCAACAATCAGGTCATGGATTAGGATTAAATATTGTAAATAAAATTATTCAAAAGCATAATTTTAAATTGGAATATGATTATAAAAACTCTCAAAATATCTTTTCAATAATTTTTAAAAACATCTAA
- a CDS encoding acyl carrier protein phosphodiesterase produces MNWLAHVFLSEQKIDFQIGNFLADPLKGKTWEDASIDMKNGMATHKIIDSYTDSHEIVSCSKRRLREKGLLKPVIIDLTYDYFLTKNWDEFCKTSINEFSKVFYHQANKRTPYFPNHVNIPIYNMIDRDLLNKYHNLNQLKASFERMDTRLSPRLKQRETAVSYFDNVVENIDLLEDDFLNFFPQLCQTVKKDLDHNKLKHWNL; encoded by the coding sequence ATGAATTGGTTAGCACACGTTTTCTTATCTGAGCAAAAAATAGATTTCCAAATTGGAAATTTTCTTGCTGATCCACTTAAAGGTAAAACTTGGGAAGATGCAAGTATAGATATGAAAAATGGAATGGCTACACATAAAATAATTGATTCATATACAGATTCACATGAAATAGTCAGTTGCAGTAAAAGAAGGTTAAGAGAAAAAGGTTTATTAAAACCAGTTATTATTGATTTAACTTATGATTATTTTTTGACAAAAAACTGGGATGAATTTTGTAAAACTTCAATAAATGAATTTTCAAAAGTTTTTTATCATCAAGCAAACAAAAGAACACCCTATTTCCCAAATCATGTAAATATTCCTATTTATAATATGATTGATAGGGATTTACTAAACAAATATCACAACTTAAATCAATTAAAAGCTTCTTTTGAAAGAATGGATACAAGACTCTCACCAAGATTAAAACAGAGAGAAACAGCCGTAAGTTACTTTGATAATGTGGTTGAAAATATAGATTTATTGGAAGATGATTTTTTGAATTTCTTTCCTCAACTTTGTCAAACTGTAAAAAAAGACTTAGATCATAACAAATTAAAACATTGGAATTTATAA
- a CDS encoding SixA phosphatase family protein — MEFIIKKLYIIRHAKSDWSDDTLKDFDRPLNKRGLKNAPFMGSLLKNKNINPDLILSSPALRAITTAEIIANRVEYKNNIETNKSIYETPYSTLEKIIYEIDDKNNSVFFIGHNPGLSALINHLCQTNLDIPTCAVVEISFDTDSWEKISKKNTALISYEYPKKYT, encoded by the coding sequence TTGGAATTTATAATAAAAAAGCTATATATAATAAGACATGCGAAATCCGATTGGAGTGATGACACTTTAAAAGATTTTGATAGACCTTTAAATAAAAGAGGTTTAAAAAATGCACCATTTATGGGAAGTTTATTAAAAAATAAGAATATTAATCCAGATTTGATTTTAAGCTCACCTGCTCTTCGAGCTATAACAACTGCCGAGATCATTGCAAATAGAGTTGAATACAAAAATAACATAGAAACAAATAAAAGTATCTATGAAACTCCTTATTCTACTTTAGAAAAAATTATCTATGAAATAGATGATAAAAATAATTCAGTTTTTTTCATAGGACATAATCCTGGACTTTCTGCCTTAATAAATCATTTATGCCAAACTAATTTAGATATTCCAACATGTGCAGTTGTGGAAATCTCTTTTGATACTGATTCTTGGGAAAAAATATCAAAAAAGAATACTGCTTTGATTTCATATGAATATCCTAAGAAATACACATAA